Proteins from a genomic interval of Paracholeplasma manati:
- the rpmD gene encoding 50S ribosomal protein L30, translated as MTLEITLKKSLIGRNPNQVRTAHALGLKKLNQTVVKESNDAIVGMVKTIAHLVVVKEIA; from the coding sequence ATGACATTAGAAATTACATTAAAGAAGTCTTTAATTGGACGCAATCCAAATCAAGTGAGAACAGCTCATGCATTGGGATTAAAGAAATTAAACCAAACTGTAGTTAAAGAATCCAACGACGCGATCGTGGGTATGGTGAAAACCATTGCTCACCTTGTGGTTGTTAAAGAAATCGCGTAA